In the genome of Deinococcus aetherius, the window CGTGGTCGGCAGCCTCAACCTGCTCCAGGCGAACGCGGAGACCGTCAAGGCGCCCGTCGTCTTCAGCTCCACCGCCGCCGTGTACGGGGACGCGGAGGTGACCCCCATCCCCGAGGACGCGCCCAAGGGCCCCACGAGCGTGTACGGCGAGACCAAGCTGATGACCGAGCACATGCTCGACGCCTTCGAGCGCGCCCACGGCATTCGCAACGTCAAGCTGCGGTATTTCAACGTCTGCGGCGCCGAGCCGGGCGGGGCCATCGGCGAGGCTCACCCCAACAAGACCCACCTGATCGAACTCGCCCTGCTCACCGCCCTGGGCCAGCGCGAGAAGATGATGATCTTCGGCGAGGACTACCCCACCCCGGACGGCACCTGCATCCGCGACTACATCCACGTCGTGGACCTCGCGGACGCGCACGTGCTGGCGGTCCAGGCCCTCCAAGGCGGCGCGGCGAGCAGCACCTACAACGTCGGGCTGGGGCACGGCTTCAGCGTGAAGCAGGTGCTGGACGCGGTGGACGCGGTGATCACCGAGGACGGCCTGCCGCCCCTGAAGCGCGAGATCGCGCCCCGCCGCCCGGGCGACCCGCCCAGTCTCGTCGCCGACAGCCACCGCATCCAGGGGGAACTCGGCTGGACGCCGCACTTCACCGACCTGAAGGGCATCATCCGCACCGCCTGGGAGTGGCACCGCTCGCACCCGCACGGATTTCAGAAGTAACACCGCAGTATCAAATCCACCCCGTCCCCCACAAGCGACGGGGTGAATTCACTGGCTGGCGGCCCTGTTCCCCGTGAGCCGGAAGGGCGTTGTCGCCCGCTCGTCACGTGACGAGCAGCGTCTGTCTCCATCTGTCCAGATGTAACCCCGCGTTGACCTGCCGACGCCTACAAGTTACGTTGGGCGGGTGGAACAGCGAACAATGGTGGTCCAGCGTGTCCGGGCATGGCGGGAGCGGGCGGGAATCGGCGCCGCCGAACTGGCGCGGCGGGCGGGGTTGACCCGGCAGGCCCTGCACCGGGTCGAGACGGGGGCGGTCGAGCCGGGTATTCACACGGCCCTGACCCTGGCGCGGGAGTTGGGCACGGCGGTCGAGACCCTCTTTGAACTCGCCCCGGGGGAGACGCTCGCCGAGCCCGTGGGAGACGCGCCCGCCCCGGGGAGCCGGGTTCGGCTGGCGAGGGTGGGGGAACGGACGCTCGCGCTGCCGCTGGGGGCGGAGGACTCGTTCACCTGGGCGGCGGACGGGGTGGCGGGCCCGCCCCGTCCGGACGGCGCCCTCCCCGTCACGCCGACGGGGGACGCCCTCGCTCTGGCCGCGCGCACCGTGGTCGTGGCGGGCTGCGATCCAAGCCTGCGCCTGCTCGCGGCGGCGGTGCCGGGTGCGGCGGGGCGGGTGCTCGTGCGCTCCCTGCCCAGCGAGGAGGCACTCCGCACCGTGGCGCGCGGGGAGGCTCACGGCGCCGCCGTTCACCTGTGGGACACCGGGACGGGCAGCCTGAACCACGCGGCGCTGGACTTCGCTCTCGGGCCGCTGGGCTTCAGCGTCCACCGGCTGTGGACCTGGACGCAGGGGTGGATGGTCGCGCCGGGCAACCCGCGCGGCATCCGCCGGGCCGCCGACCTCGCCGGGCGGGGGGTGCGGCTGGCGAACCGCCCGCCCGGCGCCGGGAGCCGCGTGCTGCTCGACGCCTGGCTCGCGGAGGCGGGCGTCTCCCCCGCCGACGTGGGCGGCCACGACCGGCTGGTCGCCTCGCCCGCCGAGGTCGCGCGGGCGATCCGGGCGGGGGAGGCGGACGTCGGCGTGGGGCCGCAGGCGGTGGCGGCGGCGCACGGGCTGGACTTCGTGCCCGTGCAAGTGGAGCCCGTGGAACTCGTCGTCCCGGCGGCGCACGCCCGGCACCCGGCGCTGGCGGCCCTGCTCGCGGCGGCGGCCTCCCCCGCCCTGCACGCCCAGCTCGCCACGCTCGGCGGCTACGACCCGGCGGGGGCGGGGCAGGTCACCCTGGTGCGGCCCGCGCGGAGGTCGGCGTGAGGCGCACCCTCGCCCTGCTGGCCCTGGCGCTCGGGAACGCGGGGGCCGCCCCCCTCACCGTCTTCGCGGCGAGCAGCCTCACCGACGCCTTCACCGAGATCGGGCGGGCCTTCGACGCGCAGACCGGGAACCGCACGACCTTCTCCTTCGCGGGATCGCAGGTTCTGCGCACCCAGCTCACCCAGGGTGCCCGGGCGGACGTCTTCGCCTCCGCGAACGCCGCCCAGTTCGACCCGCTCGTGGAGGAGGGGTTGATCGCCTCCGGGCAGGCTTTCGCCCGCAACCGGCTGGCGGTGATCACGCCCCGGGGGAGTACGGCCGTGCGGACCCTCGCGGACCTCACGCGGCCCGGGCTCAAACTCGTGCTCGCCGAGCGCGCCGTCCCGGTCGGCGACGCGACCCGGCGGGCCCTCGACCGGATCGCGGCCTCGGGCACCTACGGGGGGGATTTCGCCGCCCGCGTCCTGCGCAACCTGGTGAGCGAGGAGCCCAACGTGCGCCAGGTCGCCCTCAAGGTGAGTCTGGGGCAGGCGGACGCGGCGGTCGTCTACGTGAGCGACGTGACGCCGACCCTGCGCAGGAGCGTGCGAACTGTCGCCCTCCCGCCCCGCTTCAACCCGCCCGTGAGTTACCCCGTCGGCGTGCTCAGGGGCAGCCCGAACGCGGAGGAGGCCCAGGCCTTCGTGCGCTTCGTGCGCGGGCCGGAGGGGCAGCGCATCCTGCGCAAGTGGGGGTTCTTGCCCGCCCCATGACCCGGCCCCACCCCGTTCCCGTCGCCCTCAGCCTGGCCCTCGCCGCCTTCCTGCTCCTCCCCGTCGCCGCGCTCCTCGCCCGGGGGCTCGGCGCCGACTTTCTGCCCACCCTGCGCTCGCCCGCCGTGCTCGACGCGCTGTGGGTGAGTGCGTTCACGACGGGGGCGGCCCTGGCCCTCACCCTCGCGCTGGGCACCCCGGTCGCGTACCTGCTCGCGCGGCGGCGCTTCCCGGGGCGCACCGTGCTCGACGCCCTGCTCGACCTGCCGATGGTGCTCCCGCCCGTGGTGGCGGGGGTGGCCCTTTTGCTGACCTTCGGGCGGACCGGGTGGCTGGGCCGCCCGCTGGAGGTCGCCGGGGTCTCCCTCGCCTTCACCCCCGCCGCCGTCGTGCTCGCGCAGGTGTTCACGAGTGCGCCCTTCTACGTCCGCGCCGCCAAGGCGGGCTTCCTCGCCTTCGACCCCGACGTGGAGGCCGCCGCGCGGGTGGACGGGGCGGGGTCCTGGGGCACTTTCTCGCGGGTTACCCTGCCCCTCGCCCTCCCCTTCCTGCTGGAGGGGGCGGTGCTCGCCTGGGCGCGGTCCCTGGGGGAGTTCGGGGCTACCCTCCTGTTCGCCGGGAGCCTGCCGGGCCGCACCCGCACGGTGCCCCTCGCCATCTACGGGGCGCTGGAGAGCGACCTCGCGCCCGCCCTGGTGCTCAGCGCGGTCATGGTCGTGCTCGCCTTCGGGGTGCTCTTCGCCCTGCGCGTCCTGGCGGGGAGGCGGGCCTGAGCCCGTGTGCTAGCGTCCGGGCATGACAGCCCCCACCCCCGGGACCGGCGTGACGGACGTGTACTTCGACTTTCTGTGTCCCTTCGCCTGGCGCGGGGTGGAGATGGCGGACGTGCTGCGGCGGGAACGGGGCCTGGGCTTCCGGCTGCGCCACTTCTCGCTGGTGCAGGGCAACCACCCCGAGAATCCCGACCGCAAGGCCCCGACGTGGTGGTTGCACGAGCAGGGGGCCGGGGAGGGCGAGCCCTTTCAGCAAGGCAGCCTGCGCGCCTTTCTCGCCGCCCACGCGGCGGCCCGCCAGGGGGAGGACGCCGCGTGGAACTTCACCCTCGCCCTTTTCCGCGCCCGCCACGAGCGCAAGGCCGAGCTGGACGAGGAGACGATCAGGAACGCGGCCGAGGAGGCCGGGCTGGACCTGGACCAGTTCGCCCGTGACCTCGCCGACGACACGGGGGTGCGGGAGGAGCTGGGCGCCGAGCTGCGGGACGCGGCGGCCCTGGGCGTCTTCGGCACGCCCACCTTCGCGCTGCCGGAGGGACACGCGGCTTACCTGCGCTTCTCGCGCCTGACCCGGGACCCAAAGGACGCGCAGGACCTCTGGAGCCTGTACGGCGAGGTCCTGCGCTCGGGGGCGGGGGTCGAGACGATCAAGCGCCCCCGCTGAGGGCTGTCACTCTCCCCCCGGCACGAGCTCCAACCGGGCCCGCAGGTCGCGGATCATCGCGGCCCGCTCCCCGCTGCTCACCCCGCGCAGCACCCGCGCCTTGACCTCCAGCGGGTCTTCGAGCCCCTCGTCGAGCGCGAGACGCAGGGTGTCGAGTTCGGTGAGCTTCAGGTCGTTGCGCAGCAGGAAGGTCAACGTGCGCATGACCTCCTCGACCTGGACCTCGCGGGGCGACGCTCGTAACGCCTCGTCTCCCCCCTCCTCCTCGATTTCCTCCTGTAAGGGCCGTGAAGGGGTCTTGGAGTCCTCCTGTGCACTCTGACTGCGCCCTTGCCTTCGCTGACCCTTCTTGGGCCCTTCTGGGGGCGGCACGGGCCCTTCGGGGAGGACATACTTCTCCGGATTCTTGAGGAGATCGATGAAGAACGCGGGGCGGCTGCGGGGTTTGTACCCGTCCGCCATGATGCCCTGGTAGCGGGCCAGGGTGTCCTCGACGGTGTCCTCGCCGTGTTCGCGCACGAGTTGCAGGGCGCGGGTCTGGGTGATGCCGACGTCCGCAAGGTCCTCCATCAGCCCCGGGCTGGGCGGGATGAAGGCTTCCCCGAAGGTGTAATGCAGGTATTTCTTCTTGCCGCGCCCGACGTACTCGACGTTTTTCAGGAAGCCCTTTTCGAGCAGTTCCTCGTGGGCGGCGTCGAGGGTCCGCTGGGCCAGGCTGGGGCGGTCGGTCACGATCTTGCAGGCCTGCGCCCACTCCATCAGGCCGACCTGGAAGGTCATCGCCACCCGCTCGGGCTGCTCGGGGTCGCGGCGCTGGGCGTCCAGCAGGCGGTAGATGGCCCGCGTGGGCGGGCGTCCCAGCGTCTGCATGAAGCTCAGGTCGAGCGGCTTGATGTACCCCGAGCGGACGCTGCGCGCGATCTCCTGCGGCAGGGTGATCTTGAGGATGCTGGTGGCGTCCAGACGGTCACTCTCACCCGAGGTGAATTCCAGGCGGTCGATGTACCGGAAATTCACGTTCGTCCAGCGTTTGCGCGGGTGGTCGCGCCACCCCTCGGAGATGAAGTAGTTCGTCGTGGTCAGGCGCCGCAGGCTCTCGTCGAGCGCGGCGTAGTAGCGTCCGCTGTGGTCGAGCCCCGCCATCTGGAGGAGCTGGTAGGGCGTGCAGGTCACGCTGCCGCCCGGCGGGGCTCCCTGGTCGATGTACAGGTTCACGAGCGCGGCGGTGATGTCGGTGTCGATGCCGTGCGGCACCCCGTACTCGGGCATGGCCTGGCAGGTGACCCGGTAGCGCCTTTCGCCGTCCTCCAGCTCCACGTACCAGTCGCGGTAGCCAGGGGGGATGCGTTCCTGAACGCTGATCAGGCTCAGCCGGGCGATGTTGAGTTCGTCGAAGCGTTTGATGCCGTTTTCGGACACCGGGGACCCCCTGTTGTTGTTTTTAAATCTTTTAAAAGATCTTTTTAAAAGATATGTTGAAACAACATCACACGGCAGGTCGACTCGCGTCCCAGACGGCCTCCAGGGGGTGAAACGGCGCAAGTTGTCCGATAGTTTGGCGCAAGTTGTCCGATAGTTTTGGCCCCCAAACGGCGCAAGTTGTCCGATAGGTAGACCCTAAACGGCGCAAGTTGTCCGATACCTTCGGCGCAAGTTGTCCGATAGGTAGACTTTGAAAACGGCGCAAGTTGTCCGATACCTCAGCCCCGAAACGGCGCAAGTTGTCCGATAGTTGGAGGCAAAACGGCGCAAGTTGTCCGATAGGTAGACTTTCTGGAAGCACGCGCTGGAAAACACCGTCCAAGACGGTGCCTAATCAAAAACGGCGCAAGTTGTCCGATAGTCCCCATTCTCAGAACGGCGCAAGTTGTCCGATAGGTAGAGTTACTGTATGTAGCGTAATTAAGGCGGTAGGTTACGTAAGTGACAGTCAATATGAGCGGCTTTTTCGAATTCTCGGACACCCCCGATGGGGGAAGGGGTGGGGGAAGCACCTTGGGCGACGACTGCTCCTTTGACGGAGCCCGCCTTCTGACCCCTCCTTCTCCGAAACGGCGCAAGTTGTCCGATAGTCGCTGCTCTCCGGAGCCTCGCCCGGGCCGCTCGTCACGT includes:
- a CDS encoding replication initiator protein A — protein: MSENGIKRFDELNIARLSLISVQERIPPGYRDWYVELEDGERRYRVTCQAMPEYGVPHGIDTDITAALVNLYIDQGAPPGGSVTCTPYQLLQMAGLDHSGRYYAALDESLRRLTTTNYFISEGWRDHPRKRWTNVNFRYIDRLEFTSGESDRLDATSILKITLPQEIARSVRSGYIKPLDLSFMQTLGRPPTRAIYRLLDAQRRDPEQPERVAMTFQVGLMEWAQACKIVTDRPSLAQRTLDAAHEELLEKGFLKNVEYVGRGKKKYLHYTFGEAFIPPSPGLMEDLADVGITQTRALQLVREHGEDTVEDTLARYQGIMADGYKPRSRPAFFIDLLKNPEKYVLPEGPVPPPEGPKKGQRRQGRSQSAQEDSKTPSRPLQEEIEEEGGDEALRASPREVQVEEVMRTLTFLLRNDLKLTELDTLRLALDEGLEDPLEVKARVLRGVSSGERAAMIRDLRARLELVPGGE
- a CDS encoding DsbA family oxidoreductase, which codes for MTAPTPGTGVTDVYFDFLCPFAWRGVEMADVLRRERGLGFRLRHFSLVQGNHPENPDRKAPTWWLHEQGAGEGEPFQQGSLRAFLAAHAAARQGEDAAWNFTLALFRARHERKAELDEETIRNAAEEAGLDLDQFARDLADDTGVREELGAELRDAAALGVFGTPTFALPEGHAAYLRFSRLTRDPKDAQDLWSLYGEVLRSGAGVETIKRPR
- the modA gene encoding molybdate ABC transporter substrate-binding protein, giving the protein MRRTLALLALALGNAGAAPLTVFAASSLTDAFTEIGRAFDAQTGNRTTFSFAGSQVLRTQLTQGARADVFASANAAQFDPLVEEGLIASGQAFARNRLAVITPRGSTAVRTLADLTRPGLKLVLAERAVPVGDATRRALDRIAASGTYGGDFAARVLRNLVSEEPNVRQVALKVSLGQADAAVVYVSDVTPTLRRSVRTVALPPRFNPPVSYPVGVLRGSPNAEEAQAFVRFVRGPEGQRILRKWGFLPAP
- the galE gene encoding UDP-glucose 4-epimerase GalE, with translation MNLLVTGGAGYIGSHTVRRLMEAGHHVTVLDNLSSGHVEALPPGAAFERIDLLDFGAVRDLFGRVKPEAVVHFAALIEVGESMRAPGRYYRNNVVGSLNLLQANAETVKAPVVFSSTAAVYGDAEVTPIPEDAPKGPTSVYGETKLMTEHMLDAFERAHGIRNVKLRYFNVCGAEPGGAIGEAHPNKTHLIELALLTALGQREKMMIFGEDYPTPDGTCIRDYIHVVDLADAHVLAVQALQGGAASSTYNVGLGHGFSVKQVLDAVDAVITEDGLPPLKREIAPRRPGDPPSLVADSHRIQGELGWTPHFTDLKGIIRTAWEWHRSHPHGFQK
- a CDS encoding ABC transporter permease, which codes for MTRPHPVPVALSLALAAFLLLPVAALLARGLGADFLPTLRSPAVLDALWVSAFTTGAALALTLALGTPVAYLLARRRFPGRTVLDALLDLPMVLPPVVAGVALLLTFGRTGWLGRPLEVAGVSLAFTPAAVVLAQVFTSAPFYVRAAKAGFLAFDPDVEAAARVDGAGSWGTFSRVTLPLALPFLLEGAVLAWARSLGEFGATLLFAGSLPGRTRTVPLAIYGALESDLAPALVLSAVMVVLAFGVLFALRVLAGRRA
- a CDS encoding substrate-binding domain-containing protein; the protein is MEQRTMVVQRVRAWRERAGIGAAELARRAGLTRQALHRVETGAVEPGIHTALTLARELGTAVETLFELAPGETLAEPVGDAPAPGSRVRLARVGERTLALPLGAEDSFTWAADGVAGPPRPDGALPVTPTGDALALAARTVVVAGCDPSLRLLAAAVPGAAGRVLVRSLPSEEALRTVARGEAHGAAVHLWDTGTGSLNHAALDFALGPLGFSVHRLWTWTQGWMVAPGNPRGIRRAADLAGRGVRLANRPPGAGSRVLLDAWLAEAGVSPADVGGHDRLVASPAEVARAIRAGEADVGVGPQAVAAAHGLDFVPVQVEPVELVVPAAHARHPALAALLAAAASPALHAQLATLGGYDPAGAGQVTLVRPARRSA